A window of Bradyrhizobium sp. AZCC 1719 genomic DNA:
CTCGATGCGCAAGGGCTTTGCAATGCGCTCGGTGACAAAGGATTCCAGGCTGTTTCCCGTCACCTTCTCGATGACGGCGCCGAGCACGTCCGTCGCAAGCGAGTATTCCCAGCCCGTGCCAGGCTGATAGCCAAGCGGAACGGAGGCGAGACGCTGCATTGCTTCAGCGGTGGTTACTTCGGGCTGATCCAGCCCGTCGGTCACGCGTGCGTCGCGATATGCATCCACAAGCCGAGCATTATTGATGAAGTTATAGGAGAGCCCGGCGGTATGGGTGAGCAGTTCGCGGATGGTCGGGGGCCTGTTGGCCGGCCCCTCGGCGCCGTCGGGCGCTCGCACCCGCAGCTTGGTGAACTCGGGGAGGAAGCGGCTGACCGGATCATCCAGGCCAATCTTGCCCTGCTCGACAAGGATCATCGCCGCCACCGAGGTGACAGCCTTCGTCATTGAGGCAACTCGGAACATGTCGTTTGCGCCGATCGGCGCGGTACTCCCAACCTCGCGAACGCCGACGCTGCGGCTGTAGACCGGGCGGCCGTCATGGAGGATCAGCACCACGATACCCGGAGTGCTGCGGCCTTCCACCAATCCCCGAAGGGCTTCATCGAGCTTGGCGTGGCGCGCCTCGGGCGAAAACGCCTGGGCTACCGGGACGGGGCTGAGCACGAAAGCTATTACTGCGGCCCCAAGCAGTCGGATGACAAGACGACGTGAGATCATGGTGTCCCTCCCGTAGACCTGTTCTGACGCGCCATTCTGCAGCTACTCGAGATCGAGAGCAATGTCTCGCGCACGCACATGTCCGCGTTTG
This region includes:
- a CDS encoding serine hydrolase domain-containing protein, producing MISRRLVIRLLGAAVIAFVLSPVPVAQAFSPEARHAKLDEALRGLVEGRSTPGIVVLILHDGRPVYSRSVGVREVGSTAPIGANDMFRVASMTKAVTSVAAMILVEQGKIGLDDPVSRFLPEFTKLRVRAPDGAEGPANRPPTIRELLTHTAGLSYNFINNARLVDAYRDARVTDGLDQPEVTTAEAMQRLASVPLGYQPGTGWEYSLATDVLGAVIEKVTGNSLESFVTERIAKPLRIESFVFNPPEALRSRFVQVTRPAQVTGALGTGYVPVMGPEAVPFPPTKGTASLDPNRAFSPTAYNSGGAGMSATIGDYARFLQMLLNEGELDGVRVLRAETVRQMTQNATDNMPTIRGPGWGFTLGFGILTDPAAAKSRLPAGSYGWGGIYGTQFWIDPTNRVIGVVMTQTAIIGSGPISNAVREAFYAAD